The following DNA comes from cyanobiont of Ornithocercus magnificus.
GGCGTCTAGTAGATTTGGGCCTGATGCTGCTATCCTAATTATTTAGTGTGAAGATTATCATCCTACTAGTCTAGTATAACTACTAAGCTAAAGAATAAGAATGCAGATGGTGACAGTGATGTTAAGCTAATAATTAAATCAAGCTGCACGTTAATCAACGTACTCGCGTAATGTAGTTCTTGTAGTGCATGCCTGAAGGGCTCTCTACACTAATTGACTTATGAGCCGTTCCCCATCAGGGCTTCTTTTAAAGGGCACCACGGCGGTAGAAGAGGATAAAGATGACAGCAGGGCCAGCGACAGTGATTAGTGCAAGCGCTGTGAAATTAGCGATTAGGTGGAAATCAAAACCCATGGTTGAAAGACAGTTCCAGAGCTGAGTATAGACTATACCCTGTCTGGGCTATCGGTCCGGCAACTTTGTATGTTTAGAAGCCAGCCTACTGCCTTACGCAATGGCGGTGGCAGTGGTGACTTGCCCTAAACTCTATATTAAGTTATCGACATTAAGGACTAGTAACTTGAGGTTACTGTGTTACCTCTATTGCAATATAGTATACTCAGATCAGACATTGTCGAATATGGTCTATGTAACTCTGATGAGGAAAACCATGGTGCAATTGTTCATGAACCCACTTAAGTTAACAGAATTTGTCAATACCTCCAGATGTTGCAACGCTAACGGTTTGTCGCTGCCTCTAAAAACGGGAAGAGCTGAAAGAAGTGTACAATAGCACTTATCTCACCTAATGTGCTTGGGCTCAATGTATGCAGAACGGCATCTTTAGAAAGTGACTGACATGGATACTGGTAAGACACTAACCCCTGCGCAGATCGATGAGGTTCGAACAAAGACAGACCTAACACCAGCCTTTGGCTCTGTGCTGGCGAGCGCCTTCACAA
Coding sequences within:
- a CDS encoding photosystem II reaction center protein Ycf12, translating into MGFDFHLIANFTALALITVAGPAVIFILFYRRGAL